Sequence from the Aliidongia dinghuensis genome:
GCGGGCGTGGATCAGGCGCGGGAAGCGCGCGCGCAGCGTCTGTTCGTAGCCGATGCCCCAGCGCTCGAGCGTGCCGGCCTTGAAATTCTCGACCAGCACGTCGGCGTCCTCGAGCAGGCGGAACAGGATCTCGCGCGCCTCGGGCTTGGTGAAGTCCATGGCGACCGACTGCTTGTTGCGGTTGACGCCAATGAAATAGGACGCGTCGCCGTCGCGGAACGGCGGGCCCCAGCCGCGCGTCTCGTCGCCGGTCGGCGGCTCGATCTTGATAATCTCCGCGCCGTGGTCGCCCAGGATCTGCGTGCAGTAAGGACCGCCGAGCACGCGGGTCAGGTCGACGACCCGGATGCCGGCGAGCGCGCCGGGATGGGGTTGAATGGTCATGGAACGGTCTCTCCGGCAGGGGCGCGCCAGCCGAGCACCTCGGCGGCGAAGGCAGGATAGGTCTCGGCCAGGTCTTGTGCGACCGGGCCGCGCATCAGCGCGAGATCGGCCTCGGACGGCTCTGCCGTCGTCGGCACCACGTCCGGTGCCGCGAAGGTGAAGCCCGTGCGGTCGCGCACTTCCTCGAGTGTCACACCCGGGTGCAGGCTCGCGAGCGTGAAGCGGCCGGCCGTCTTGTCGAAATGGAAGACGCAGAGGTTGGTCACGAGCGCATGTGGGCCGCCCGGCCGATAGACGCCAGGGGCGCTGGTGCCAGGCGCCGACACGAAATCGACCTGCTCGACCAGCGTGCGCCGGGTGTGCTCCAGGCGGAACAGGATGACCTTCGGCACGACGTAATAGAGATAGGCCGAACCGAATGAGCCGGAGAAGCGCGCCTTCGGCGCCGCATAATCGCCGATCGCCACCAGGTTGACGTTGCCGGCGCCGTCGATCTGGCCGCCCGAGAGGAAGAACGCGTCGATCCGGCCCTGGCCGGCGCAGTCGAACAGCTCGCGCCCGCCATCGGTGAAGAAGCTGTGGCGGCGGCTGTTCAAGATCGACACGCGCATGCCGTCATGGCGCCGGGCGCCGAGCAGTGCCGCGGCGGCCGGAATCGGCGACAGCGCGCCGACCGCAACGTGGCGCACTCGGCCGATGAGCTCGGCCACCACGCCAATCAGCAGTTCCTCGGGACGGCAATTCCCGGTCATCGCGCGAGCTCCCGGGCGAGATATGTGGCGAAGCCGGCGTCCGTCGCCGCGAGCTCGGCATATTCGGCGAGGTGCGGGCCGTCGTTCGGTCGGGCGCCGAAGCGGATGGGCCGGGTGCCCTCGGGCACAATGGCGACGCGGCCAACATAGAGCGCCGGCAGCGTGCCGGCCGCGAGCGTGTCGTCGGCGAGCAGGTCGCCGTCATAGAGCCGCTCGACCGTCACGACGCTCGTGGCCGAGGCATGGGCCATGGTGACGAGTTCCCGGCGCTTGCCGACCCAGACATTGCCGTTGCGATCGGCCATGGGGGCGTGGAACAACGCCACGTCCGGCCGGATCGCCGGGATGAGCGCCACCGGATCGTCGCCCGAACCAAAAGGATTGTCGATCACGCGCCAGTCGGGCCGGACCTTGATGAGGTCGCTGCCGATGAGCCCGCGCATGGCGGTGAAGGGCGCACCCTTTTCGCTCGCCTGCAGCCCGGCGTGGATGGCGGGGCAGGTTGCATCCTTGATGCGGATGCGCTGCTCGCGGATTGCCGCCGTGAAGCGCGGGGCAAGGCCGTATTCGCCGAGCGTGACGGCCGCGGTCTCGATCTCGGCGACGACGCCGGCACCGATCAGCAGGTCCGCCTGCAGGCCGCTCTGGGGCACGCAGACGAGGCGCAAGTTCCGGATGCCGCGCCGGATGAGCGCCCGCGTCGCCGCCATGGCGACGCCGGCATAGTCGGGCGGGATCGCCACAAGCGCGCCGTCCTCGACGAGGCGCAGAGCGGCATCGAGATCGGTCGGATGTCCGGCGGTCACAGGCCCGGCTCCTCAGCTGACGCGATAGAGATGGACGCCGTCCGTCCGGGTTTCGCGCGTAAGCTCGCCACAGCGGCGCATGTAGTTGAGATGGGCCACCACCTCGCCGACAGCGAAGCCGGTCTGGTGCGCGTCGAGCGGACGGTGGAACAGCACCGGGATGATGTCGGCAGCACTTTTGGGCGCCGCGCGGCAGGCGTCGGCGATTTCGGCGCAGCGGTGCCTGTGGTGCTGGACCAGCTCGTCGATCCGGCGGTGCAGGCCGTAGAACGGCAGGTTGTGGCAGGCGAGCACGAAGGCATCCTCCGGCAGGCTCGCCCGGATCTCGGCCAGCGAGCGGAGATAGAGGCCCAGGGGATCGGCCTCCGGCTCCATCGACCAGACGCTGACGTTCGGCGAGATTTTGGCCAGGATCTGGTCGGCCGAGAAGAACAGCTTGGTTGCGGGCTCGAACAGCATGACCTGCTCCGGCGCGTGCCCGGCACCGGTCAGGATGTCGAAGCCGCGGCCGCCGAGGGGCAGCCGGTCCCCGGCCATCAGGCGGAGAAAGGTCGGCGGCAGGCCGGTCGTCCGCTTCAGGTAACTGTGGCCGCGTCCCACGACTTGCTCGATCTGCTCGGTATTGAGGCCGGTCGTGCGGTGGAACGCGCGCAGCGGCTCGTCGCCGATGCCGGTCTGGTCGAGCTGCATTGCGTGGCTGAACAGATATTCCGTCTGGCTCATGTGGAGCGGCAGGCCATAGCGCTCGCACATCCAGCCGGCCAAGCCCACATGGTCCGGGTGGAAGTGGGTGACGATGAGACGGGTGAGCCGGCTGCCGGCGAGCGGGCCGGCCAGCACAGCCTGCCACGCGGCGCGCGTTGCGTCGTCGCCGAGCCCGGTGTCGAGCACGGCCCAGCCGCCCTCGTCCTCGATCAGGTAGACATTGACGTGATTCAGCTGGAAGGGCAGGGCCAGGCGCAGCCAAAGCACGCCGGGGGCGATTTCCACGAGGCCGCCCGGCTCGGGCGGTGCCGCATGCGGAAAGGTGAGACCGGCGGCCGCGGCCGCCGCTGGGGTCGAACTGCTCATCCAGAGCAAACTAAGGGATCAGGACTGCCCTCACAAGCGCCGCCAGTGGAACCTTGGCGTCGAAAACCTCAGCGCGGGCGGTTGGCCGCGTTCCGGGGGGCGACCAGCTGGTCGATGAAGCGGCCCTGGTACATGGCGAGGCCTATGCTGTGGCCGAAGCGCAGTGCTTCCTCGGTGTCGACATGGCACATGATGACCTTGGTCTTGCCCGTGCGCTCGACCATGTCGCGGATCTTCGCCTTCTTCTCCGGCAGGCGGTCGTCGGCCATGTTGGGCTTCCACTGCAGCTTGACGAGATCGATGCCGAGCTGCTCGCGATCGACGATCGGCAGGGTGAGCTCATTGAGGCCGTCGAGGCACAGGCGATAGCCGCGCTCGCGCGCGAAATCGCGGGCGAAGGTGAAGGCGGCGATGTCGGCATAGACGTCGAGCATCTGCAGCTCGATCACGATCGTGCCGCGTGCGCCGGCCTTGAGCGAACTGTCGAAGGCCATGAATTCCTTCGACAGGATGGTCGAGACGTTGAGGTTGAGGCTGAAGGAGTTCGAGATCGCCGGATCGTCGTTCTTGCTCAGCATCGCGAGCATGCGCTTGTCGAGCGTCTCGGTCAGGTACTGGAACAGCCAGCGATTGGCGAGGATGTCGTAGTTCGGCAGGACGAGCTTCTGCAGGTCGCCGATCGAGATGAACAGCTCGCGGAACAGCGGTTGCGGCGGCTGGGTCGTCAGGATCGCGAATACGGCCTGCCGGCGCAGCAGGTTCGAAAGATCGGCCTTGGCGATGATGTCGATGAGCTCGCCCAGGCGATGGGCATTGATCGGCGTCTTGGAGGTCTGCCCGGTGCCGGCGATCTGCGCCAGGCGCTTCTGGCGCCGCTGGGCATCCTCGTAGAGCGCCTGGGCGGACGCGCGCAGGTCGTCATACTGACGTTCCAGGTCGTACCAGGTGCAGAAACCGTCTGTCTCGTCGCTGTCCTGGACCAGGGGATCGTCGGTGAACAGGTAGCGCAGGCGCATCACCGCTTCGTCGATCTCGCTCGGATGGACGTCGCGATAGATGAAGAACAGGTCCTGGTTCGCCAGCTGGAACAGCTGGCCCTCGAACGCCCGTACCTGATTCTCGAATGTGCTGGCGGCGATACGGAGGTGATGGTCGCGACGGTTCTCGGAGCGGAGGCGGGACAGATGGACATGCACCGCACGCCGGCCGTTGCGATGGCGCGACAGCCGATCGACCTGCTCCAGGAGCCGGTACTCCTGGTCCGTTGAAATTTCTTCCTGTGCTGACCTGGACATCTTGCCTCATGCGCGGGTGCCGTCGCGGACGAGCGGAAATCGGGAGTGGCCCCGCTGAGCGGCATTGGACCCTATTTGTATTAACTCCTTCTAAACCTTGTCACGGCAACCGCTCGCGCCAGGCTGGATTGCGCGGGGCGCGGCGCGCCGGGCGCCCTAGGCGCGCCGTCGCTTGTCCGCCGCGGCGCGCGCGAGATAGGGCGCGAGGTAGCGTCCGGTGTAGCTCTCGGCCACCTCCGACACCGCCTCGGGCCGGCCCTCGGCCACGATCCGGCCGCCGCCGGCGCCGCCTTCAGGGCCGAGGTCGATCAGCCAGTCGGCGGTCTTGATGACCTCGAGATTGTGCTCGATCACCAGCACCGTATTGCCCTGGTCGACCAGCGTGTGCAGCACTTCGAGCAGCTTGCGCACGTCCTCGAAATGCAGGCCCGTGGTCGGCTCATCGAGGATATAGAGCGTCTGGCCGGTAGCACGCCGCGACAGTTCCTTGGCGAGCTTGACGCGCTGCGCCTCGCCGCCCGACAGCGTCGTCGCCGACTGGCCGACATGGATATATCCCAGGCCGACCTGCTCGAGCGTGCGGAGCTTGTCGCGAATCGACGGCACCGCCTTGAAGAACTCGGCGCCGTCCTCGACCGTCATGTCGAGCACGTCGGCGATCGACTTGCCCTTGAACGTGACCTCGAGCGTCTCGCGGTTGTAGCGCCGGCCCTTGCAGACGTCGCACTGCACATAGACGTCGGGCAGGAAATGCATCTCGATCTTGATGAGCCCGTCGCCCTGGCACGCCTCGCAGCGGCCGCCCTTGACGTTGAACGAGAAACGGCCGGGTGCGTAGCCGCGTGCCTTCGCCTCGGGCAGGCCTGCGAACCAGTCGCGGATCGGCGTGAAGCAGCCGGTATAGGTCGCCGGGTTCGAGCGCGGCGTGCGGCCGATCGGCGATTGGTCGATGTCGACGATCTTGTCGATCCGCTCGATGCCATCGATCCGCTCGTGCGGCAGCGGCTGCTCGCGCGCGCCGTTCATGCGCTTGGCGAGAGCCTTGTAGAGCGTCTCGATGATGAGCGTCGACTTGCCGCCGCCCGAGACGCCGGTCACGCACGTGAAGGTGCTGAGCGGGATCTTGACCGAGACGTTCTGCAGGTTGTTGCCGCGCGCGCCGACGATTTCGAGCGCCTTCTTCTTGTCGATCCGGCGCCGCTGGGCCGGCACGGGGATCGAGCGCTCGCCCTTGAGGTAGAGCCCGGTCAGGCTCTTCGGATGGGCCATGACCTCTTCGGGCGTGCCGTGCGCGATGATCTCGCCGCCGTGGGCACCCGCCGCCGGCCCCATGTCGATCAGATGATCGGCGGCGCGGATCGCGTCCTCGTCATGCTCGACCACCAGCACCGTGTTGCCGATGTCGCGGAGCCGCCGCAGCGTCGCCAAGAGCCGGTCGTTGTCGCGCTGGTGCAGGCCGATCGACGGCTCGTCCAGCACATAGAGCACGCCGGTCAGGCCCGAGCCGATCTGGGACGCCAAGCGGATGCGCTGGCTCTCGCCGCCGGACAGCGTCGCCGACGCGCGCGCGAGCGTCAGGTACTCGAGGCCGACGTTGTTCAAGAACCCCAGCCGCTCGTTGATCTCCTTCAGGATGCGATAGGAGATCTCGGCATCCTTGGGCGAGAGCGTCTTGGTCAGTTCCGCGAACCAGCGGCCGGCCTCGGCGATCGAGAGGGCCGTCACTTCCGAGACGTGCTTGCCGCCGATCTTGACCGCCAGTGCCTCGGGCTTGAGGCGCGCACCACCGCACGCCTCGCAGGTCTGCTGGTTCTGGAAGCGCGAGAGCTCGTCGCGGATCCAGGCGCTGTCCGTCTCCTTCCAGCGCCGGTCCATGTTGGGGACGATGCCCTCGAACGGCTTCGAGGTCGTGTAGTTGCGCAAGCCGTCGGCATAGGTCAGAGGCACGATCTTGCCATCGGAGCCGAACAGGATGACCCGGCGCGCCTCCTCGGGCAGCTCGGACCAGGGCGTCTTCATGCTGAAGTGATAGTGCTTCGCCAGGCTTTCGAGCGTCTGCGAGTAATATTGCGACGTCGAATTGGCCCAAGGCGCGATGGCGCCGTCGGCCAGCGACTTGCGCTCGTCCGGCACGATCATGTCCGGATCGAAATACATCTTGGCGCCGAGCCCGTCGCAGGCCGGGCAGGCGCCGAATGGGTTGTTGAACGAGAAGAGCCTGGGTTCGATCTCGTCGATGGTGAAGCCCGAAACCGGGCAGGCGAACTTGGCCGAGAAGGTCGTGCGCTCGCCGCCGTCGGCATTCTCGGCAATGAGCAGCCCGTCCGAGAGCTCGAGCGCAGTCTCGATCGAATCGGCGAGCCGGTTGCCGAGCTCGCCCGACACCACGACGCGGTCGACCACGACCTCGATGTCGTGCTTCAGCTTCTTGTTGAGCGCCGGCGCCTCGTCGATGTCATAGAGCGTGCCGTCGATCTTGACGCGCTGGAAGCCGCGCTTCTGCAGATCCTGCAGCTCCTTCTTGTACTCGCCCTTGCGGCCGCGCACGACCGGTGCCAGCAGCAGGAGGCGCGTGCCCTCCGGCATGCCCAAGATCCGGTCGACCATCTGGCTCACCGTCTGGCTCTCGATCGGCAGGCCGGTCGCGGGCGAGTAGGGCACGCCGATGCGGGCGTAGAGCAGGCGCAGATAATCGTAGATCTCGGTGACCGTGCCGACGGTCGAGCGTGGGTTCTTCGACGTCGTCTTCTGCTCGATCGAGATGGCGGGCGACAGGCCCTCGATCGAATCGACGTCCGGCTTCTGCATCAGCTCGAGGAACTGGCGGGCATAGGCCGAGAGGGACTCGACATAGCGGCGCTGGCCTTCGGCATAGATCGTGTCGAACGCCAGCGACGATTTACCAGAGCCCGACAGGCCGGTGATGACCACGAGCTTGTCGCGGGGAATATCGACGTCGACGTTCTTGAGGTTGTGCTCGCGGGCGCCGCGCACGCTGATCTGCTGCATCAGGGGAGTCTTCCGTTGGGGAACGCGCACTATATGGCGCGGCCGGCCAGGAAATCGACTCAAGCCTGCTGCGCGGAATGGGAACAAAACGTGATCAACGTACAGCAGGTGACAACCGCTGCCAATGATCTTTAGCCCCACGGTTAGGTCGCAGGCTTGCGTGCGTGCACTGCACAATGCGATAAGATAGAATGTTTCAAAAATTGGTACCGTGAGAAACCAATGCTTGCCGATTCAGGGGTTGAAAGAGCCGATATCGATCGCGTGCAACGCAGCATGCTGGCGTCGCGTCTGCGGGCGCTGCTTGCCAGCTCGACCGCGTCGACTGCGGACGGCGCTACCCTCGAACGTCTGCTGCGCGAGCGACTCTTCGTGCTGGCCGAGCAAGCGGAGATCGACCCGTTCGGCAACCCGATCCTGCTCATGGCGCTCGAGTTCTCGCGCATGATGGATGGCGGCCAGGCCTCGGCGGGTGCCATCGACCAGCTGATCCAGCGCCTCTCGGTCAAGTCCTTCGCTGACCGGGTCGACCGGCAGGTGCGCTATCTGGGCGACATGGACCCGCAGGGGAACGCGCTCGCCATCGCCGCCGTGGTGCGTGCCGTGGCCGGAACGCCGCTTCTGCCGTTCGAGGCGTTTCGCACGCGCATTGAGCGCGTGGTGCTGGGCATCGTGCTGACCGCACACCCGACCTTCGGCATGCCGGTCGAGCTGGCGCGGGCGCTCATGCGCATGGCGAGCGGGCGAGACGAGGCAGGCGGCCCGCTGGGATCCACTGCCGGTGCCGAGACGCTGCGCGAGGTGATGAATGCCGAGCACCTGCCGCCCCAGGACCTGACGCTCGCGGTCGAGCATGAGTTCTCGGTCGAGGCGCTCGGCCATATCCAGGCGGCGCTCGACCGGGTGAACGAGATCGTGCTCGACGTCGCGGCCGAGCTCTACCCGGAGCGCTGGACCGAGCTGCGTCCGAGCCTGATCACGGCGGCCTCCTGGGTCGGCTACGACCTCGACGGCCGGACCGACATCGCCTGGAGCGATACGTTCGCCAAGCGCCTGGGGGTGAAGCTCGCGCAGTTGAAGCGCCATCGCGCGGCGGCTCAGCGGCTGGCCGCGGTGGAGAAGCCGGTCGCAGCGGCGCTGGCCCCCGCCGTGGAGCAGCTCGACCGGGCGATCGCCATGGTCGAGCGCGAGCAGGCGGTGCTCGCCACCGTCTCGGGCCATCCGGAGCGGGTCGGCGAGCTCTCCCACCTGTTCGTCGAGGGGCGGGACGCGGGCCTGGTGTCGGCAGCACCCCTGCGCGCGGCGGTCGCGGCGGGGCTGGCGGCGAGCGAGGACCGGGTGGTGCGGCGCGACCTCGTGGCGCTCGACGCGAGCCTGATGAGCCACGGGCTGGGGCTCGCCCATACCCATGTGCGCTTGAACGCGACCCAGCTGCACAATGCGATCCGCAAGCAGGTCGGCATGGAAACGGCGCCGAACGATCCGAGCCACCGGCGCAGCTATCACAATGCGATCAACGACCTGCTGGGTGCGGTCGAGCCGGTCAAGGTCAATTTCGCCGATCTGATGGCCGAGCGGGCGACGGCGAAGCGCCTGTTCATGATCGTCCAGCAGATGGTGAAATACGTCGATGCCGACACGCCCGTCCGCTTCCTGATCGCCGAGACCGAGGCCGGCTTCACGCTCCTGACCGCGCTCTATTACGCGCGCCTGTTCGGCGTCGAGGACCAGGTCGAGATCTCGCCGCTCTATGAGACGGCGGAAGCGCTCGAGCGCGGCGACGGCATCATCGAGGAGGCGCTCCGCAGCCCGCACTACAAGGCGTACCTGAAGCGGACTGGGCGGCTCACGGTGCAGTTCGGCTTCTCCGATTCCGGGCGCTACCTCGGCCAGATGGCGGCGACCTTCATGATCGAGCGGCTGCGCCTCCGGCTTGCGACGCTGCTGGCACGCCACGAACTCGGCGACGTCCAGATCGTGCTGTTCAACACGCACGGCGAATCGATCGGCCGCGGCGGCCATCCGTCGAGCCTCGTTGACCGGCTGCGCTATGTCAGCCCGCCGGTGACCCGCGCCAATTTCGCGAACCTCGGCATCGCGGTGAAAGAGGAGGTGAGCTTCCAGGGCGGCGACGGCTTCCTGCCGTTCATGGGCTTCGCCTCGGCGCTGGCCGTGCTGCGCGGCGTGCTCGAGACCATGCTGCTGCCGGACCCGGAGGCGGTCGAAGACCCGATCTATCGCGAGAACGACTACGCGGTCGAGTTCTTCGCCACGATCCAGCAGCTGTTCGAGAGCCTGGTCGAGGACCCGAATTATGCGGTGCTGGTCAGCGCCTATGGTGCCAACCTCGTGCCGCGCACCGGCTCGCGCCCGACCAAGCGCCAGCACGACGGCTCGGCGCGCGCCATGGAGGTGACGCACGTCTCGCAGATCCGCGCCATCCCGAACAACGCGATCCTGCAGCAGCTGGGACTGCTCGCGAACACGCTCTATGGCGTCGGTCGCGCGCGCGCCAAGGACCCGGAGCTGTTCAACGAGCTCACCCAGCGCTCGCCGCGCTTCCGGCGCGCGATGGTCATGGTCGAGACGGCACTGGGCTTCAGCGACCTTGATGTGCTGAAGGCCCATATCGACACGCTCAATCCCGGCATGTGGCTGTCGCGCTCGGCCGTGACGCGGCGGCCGACCCGGGCGACGGAGCTGCGCGGCGTGTCGAGCGCGCTCGAGCGGCTCGACCTATATCCGGCTTTGATCAAGCTCTATCGCCGGCTTCAGGCCGATTTCCTCGACCTGACCGACCGGGCCGGCGCCCATGGCGGCGGGCTCGAGGGCAAGCTGGAGCCGGATCGCCACCACACGCTGGTCCTGCTGCATGTCGTACGGCTTGCGCTGATCCACCGGATCTATCTGCTGGCCATGCACGTGCCGGACTTCTCGCCGCATCACGGGCTGATGCGTGCCGACATCGTGGCCCGGCTCATCCGACTCGACGTGCCGGGTGCGGTGCAGCTGCTGAAGGACATCTTCCCCAAGGTCGACCCGGGCGCGCTGCCGGCCGAGGCCCGCGTGGCCGAGCCCTCGACCTACGAGGGCGAGGCGACGCAGGGCTATGCGCGCGAGCACGAGACGCTGTTCGATCCTCTTCTGGCGCTCTACGGCCAGGTGCTGCGGCTCTCCAACGCGATCGCGTATCAAATCGGCGCCGTCGGCTAACGTCACCCTTGCGTCCGGCCGGCCATCCGGCCTACGTCAAGGGCATCGATTCCAATGGTGCATAGGGGTGTTTCATGGCCGGTTCGGTGAACAAGGTCATCCTGGTCGGCAATCTCGGCAAGGATCCGGAGATCCGCACGACCAACGACGGCACCAAGGTGGCGAGCCTGTCGGTCGCGACGTCCGAGACCTGGAAGGACCGGAACTCGGGCGAGCGCAAGGAGCGCACCGAGTGGCATCGCGTGGTGATCTTCAACGACCGGCTGGTCGAGGTCGCCGAGCGGTTCTTGAAGAAGGGCGCCAAGATCTATCTCGAAGGTGCCTTGCAGACCCGCAAGTGGACCGACAATTCCGGCCAGGAACGCTATACGACCGAGGTCGTGCTGCAGAAGTTCCGCGGCGAGCTCACCATGCTCGACGGCCGCCAGGGTGGTGGCGGCGAGTTCGGTGACGACGAGGGCGGCGGCTACAGCAGCGGCGGCGGTTACGGCGGCGGCGGTTATAGCGGTGGGGGCGGGGGCGGCTATAGCGGCGGCTCGCGCGGCGGTTCCGGCTCGTCTGGCTCGGGCGGCGGCAGCCGCGGCCCGGCGCCCGCGACCGATCTCGACGACGAGATTCCGTTCTAGTTTACACCTATCAAGTAGATGTAAACAGAATGGTATAAGACCCAGAAAACACGGCGAAACTTCCCCGTTGTCATGTTTTCTGGGTCGTGCGAGAACCTGGGTGTAAGTAGCACCTGGAGTTTTCGTGTTGACAACAGCGTCCCCGTTTCGAATTCACACCGTCGTCATGGAGAACGGGGAGCGGTTGCCAACGCTCCTGAATGCGGCCACCGGTATGCCGCTCTTTGAGCCGATGGCGTACATTCTGACGCAGGTCCGAGCGACAGCTGCTGCGGCCAATACGATCACGGCTCACCTATCCGCGATCGCGATTCTGCTTATCCACACTGACACCTGGGGGATCGACCTTTCACGGCGGATCGCGTCTGGAGCTTTTCTCGATCTCAATGAGATCGATGCTCTTGCCGCAGCTGTGAAGCTTAAGAGCAAGGACCTTCTGTCTCGGCTCCTGAAATCGAAGGCGCGGACTCATTCCGATGCCGCGCCGACCATCCCGCTGGAGAGAGTACGAAAGCGGGCGCCAGTCGTCAGAGAGCAAACAGTCAATCGCTACACGGCGGCCAATCGGATGCGCGTCATATACGCCTATCTCTATTGGCTCACAGATGATCACCTTGCCCGGATCCAATCGACGCATCCCAACTACGGTGTGACGTTGGCAAAGCGCGATCAAATGCTCGAAGCAATCGATGCACGCATTCTCCGAGAAGGAAGCTCATCGTCTAACAGAGAGGGGCTGGACCCGGAAGAACGTGAAGCTCTCCTGGAATGCATCGAGCCAAATTCTCCCAATAATCCCTGGAAAGACTCCAGGGTGGCGGCCAGAAACAAGTTAATTGTCCTATTGCTCTACCATCTTGGAATTCGAGGAGGCGAACTCCTCGCCGCATATGTTGACGATCTCGACTTTCGATCAAACGCGATGAAGATCGTCCGCAGACCTGACAATCCGTTGGATCCTCGAAGCATCCAGCCGACGGTGAAGACGCTTGAACGCATACTTCCCGTGAACCAGGG
This genomic interval carries:
- a CDS encoding CoA transferase subunit A — protein: MTAGHPTDLDAALRLVEDGALVAIPPDYAGVAMAATRALIRRGIRNLRLVCVPQSGLQADLLIGAGVVAEIETAAVTLGEYGLAPRFTAAIREQRIRIKDATCPAIHAGLQASEKGAPFTAMRGLIGSDLIKVRPDWRVIDNPFGSGDDPVALIPAIRPDVALFHAPMADRNGNVWVGKRRELVTMAHASATSVVTVERLYDGDLLADDTLAAGTLPALYVGRVAIVPEGTRPIRFGARPNDGPHLAEYAELAATDAGFATYLARELAR
- a CDS encoding phosphoenolpyruvate carboxylase, whose translation is MLASRLRALLASSTASTADGATLERLLRERLFVLAEQAEIDPFGNPILLMALEFSRMMDGGQASAGAIDQLIQRLSVKSFADRVDRQVRYLGDMDPQGNALAIAAVVRAVAGTPLLPFEAFRTRIERVVLGIVLTAHPTFGMPVELARALMRMASGRDEAGGPLGSTAGAETLREVMNAEHLPPQDLTLAVEHEFSVEALGHIQAALDRVNEIVLDVAAELYPERWTELRPSLITAASWVGYDLDGRTDIAWSDTFAKRLGVKLAQLKRHRAAAQRLAAVEKPVAAALAPAVEQLDRAIAMVEREQAVLATVSGHPERVGELSHLFVEGRDAGLVSAAPLRAAVAAGLAASEDRVVRRDLVALDASLMSHGLGLAHTHVRLNATQLHNAIRKQVGMETAPNDPSHRRSYHNAINDLLGAVEPVKVNFADLMAERATAKRLFMIVQQMVKYVDADTPVRFLIAETEAGFTLLTALYYARLFGVEDQVEISPLYETAEALERGDGIIEEALRSPHYKAYLKRTGRLTVQFGFSDSGRYLGQMAATFMIERLRLRLATLLARHELGDVQIVLFNTHGESIGRGGHPSSLVDRLRYVSPPVTRANFANLGIAVKEEVSFQGGDGFLPFMGFASALAVLRGVLETMLLPDPEAVEDPIYRENDYAVEFFATIQQLFESLVEDPNYAVLVSAYGANLVPRTGSRPTKRQHDGSARAMEVTHVSQIRAIPNNAILQQLGLLANTLYGVGRARAKDPELFNELTQRSPRFRRAMVMVETALGFSDLDVLKAHIDTLNPGMWLSRSAVTRRPTRATELRGVSSALERLDLYPALIKLYRRLQADFLDLTDRAGAHGGGLEGKLEPDRHHTLVLLHVVRLALIHRIYLLAMHVPDFSPHHGLMRADIVARLIRLDVPGAVQLLKDIFPKVDPGALPAEARVAEPSTYEGEATQGYAREHETLFDPLLALYGQVLRLSNAIAYQIGAVG
- the uvrA gene encoding excinuclease ABC subunit UvrA, coding for MQQISVRGAREHNLKNVDVDIPRDKLVVITGLSGSGKSSLAFDTIYAEGQRRYVESLSAYARQFLELMQKPDVDSIEGLSPAISIEQKTTSKNPRSTVGTVTEIYDYLRLLYARIGVPYSPATGLPIESQTVSQMVDRILGMPEGTRLLLLAPVVRGRKGEYKKELQDLQKRGFQRVKIDGTLYDIDEAPALNKKLKHDIEVVVDRVVVSGELGNRLADSIETALELSDGLLIAENADGGERTTFSAKFACPVSGFTIDEIEPRLFSFNNPFGACPACDGLGAKMYFDPDMIVPDERKSLADGAIAPWANSTSQYYSQTLESLAKHYHFSMKTPWSELPEEARRVILFGSDGKIVPLTYADGLRNYTTSKPFEGIVPNMDRRWKETDSAWIRDELSRFQNQQTCEACGGARLKPEALAVKIGGKHVSEVTALSIAEAGRWFAELTKTLSPKDAEISYRILKEINERLGFLNNVGLEYLTLARASATLSGGESQRIRLASQIGSGLTGVLYVLDEPSIGLHQRDNDRLLATLRRLRDIGNTVLVVEHDEDAIRAADHLIDMGPAAGAHGGEIIAHGTPEEVMAHPKSLTGLYLKGERSIPVPAQRRRIDKKKALEIVGARGNNLQNVSVKIPLSTFTCVTGVSGGGKSTLIIETLYKALAKRMNGAREQPLPHERIDGIERIDKIVDIDQSPIGRTPRSNPATYTGCFTPIRDWFAGLPEAKARGYAPGRFSFNVKGGRCEACQGDGLIKIEMHFLPDVYVQCDVCKGRRYNRETLEVTFKGKSIADVLDMTVEDGAEFFKAVPSIRDKLRTLEQVGLGYIHVGQSATTLSGGEAQRVKLAKELSRRATGQTLYILDEPTTGLHFEDVRKLLEVLHTLVDQGNTVLVIEHNLEVIKTADWLIDLGPEGGAGGGRIVAEGRPEAVSEVAESYTGRYLAPYLARAAADKRRRA
- a CDS encoding MBL fold metallo-hydrolase, yielding MSSSTPAAAAAAGLTFPHAAPPEPGGLVEIAPGVLWLRLALPFQLNHVNVYLIEDEGGWAVLDTGLGDDATRAAWQAVLAGPLAGSRLTRLIVTHFHPDHVGLAGWMCERYGLPLHMSQTEYLFSHAMQLDQTGIGDEPLRAFHRTTGLNTEQIEQVVGRGHSYLKRTTGLPPTFLRLMAGDRLPLGGRGFDILTGAGHAPEQVMLFEPATKLFFSADQILAKISPNVSVWSMEPEADPLGLYLRSLAEIRASLPEDAFVLACHNLPFYGLHRRIDELVQHHRHRCAEIADACRAAPKSAADIIPVLFHRPLDAHQTGFAVGEVVAHLNYMRRCGELTRETRTDGVHLYRVS
- the ssb gene encoding single-stranded DNA-binding protein, encoding MAGSVNKVILVGNLGKDPEIRTTNDGTKVASLSVATSETWKDRNSGERKERTEWHRVVIFNDRLVEVAERFLKKGAKIYLEGALQTRKWTDNSGQERYTTEVVLQKFRGELTMLDGRQGGGGEFGDDEGGGYSSGGGYGGGGYSGGGGGGYSGGSRGGSGSSGSGGGSRGPAPATDLDDEIPF
- a CDS encoding EAL domain-containing protein — encoded protein: MSRSAQEEISTDQEYRLLEQVDRLSRHRNGRRAVHVHLSRLRSENRRDHHLRIAASTFENQVRAFEGQLFQLANQDLFFIYRDVHPSEIDEAVMRLRYLFTDDPLVQDSDETDGFCTWYDLERQYDDLRASAQALYEDAQRRQKRLAQIAGTGQTSKTPINAHRLGELIDIIAKADLSNLLRRQAVFAILTTQPPQPLFRELFISIGDLQKLVLPNYDILANRWLFQYLTETLDKRMLAMLSKNDDPAISNSFSLNLNVSTILSKEFMAFDSSLKAGARGTIVIELQMLDVYADIAAFTFARDFARERGYRLCLDGLNELTLPIVDREQLGIDLVKLQWKPNMADDRLPEKKAKIRDMVERTGKTKVIMCHVDTEEALRFGHSIGLAMYQGRFIDQLVAPRNAANRPR
- a CDS encoding CoA-transferase, yielding MTGNCRPEELLIGVVAELIGRVRHVAVGALSPIPAAAALLGARRHDGMRVSILNSRRHSFFTDGGRELFDCAGQGRIDAFFLSGGQIDGAGNVNLVAIGDYAAPKARFSGSFGSAYLYYVVPKVILFRLEHTRRTLVEQVDFVSAPGTSAPGVYRPGGPHALVTNLCVFHFDKTAGRFTLASLHPGVTLEEVRDRTGFTFAAPDVVPTTAEPSEADLALMRGPVAQDLAETYPAFAAEVLGWRAPAGETVP